The genomic interval agtggttgtccatactaagggagaccgagcctaaaattgattataagccaagggaagtgttctcttagttgaagggcgcAAGGCACACAGGGGTAAgtccaagagtaagaaagccaaaagaaagaaaagttcttccataaCGCATTCTGGAAGTGTCCAAAAGACTAAAACCCAAAGGATAAAGAGGATGCGATCTATCTCCACTATGATAAACcgggaggtgtagagtaagaagagttctactcagggcacttcaggtatttatgttattcgAATTAATCTATCCACTTCTGATAAGttcacatgggtattagatactagatctaatgctcatatttacacttttgtGTATGGACTTAGGAGtgcgaggagattaataataggagaagtgtacctacacgtggcaaatggatcaaaagttgttccattagttgtagggacctatttattaacattgccAATAGGGCTTGTATTGAAGTTatataactgttactacaatcctagtttaactaggaatataatttttaattcttgtttaacaaggatggatattcattttttaaggACAACagttgttcgttttataaaaatgagttattttatggtaaagcaacagtatgtaacggtttgtatatccttgatgttgatactcctatcaataacataaatattaagcgactaaaatcaggtgatttaaatagcacttatttacactacaacaaaaataagcattaacgaccaaaaattagtgacgacattagttttggtcgttaatgcaatactattaacgactaaatataaatcccgtcgttataagataacttttaacgacaggcaaaataagtcgtcgttaatatactattttcccgtcgttaatgactaaaatttttaattcgaaccataaaataataaaaaaattattaaaatttaactaacacttatataaataattcttaatacaattatatttttctataaatgcacaaatataattattaaattatgataattgagcattagttatttattcataatataatatattaaaaaaaatatgaacatattaaaaagaatacaatttatcaaactaatttattataattattagatttatttataatataattttatttttaaataattattaatttaatacaatcatttaaattatttgatcaattatcataatcttaaattattttatttttatcaatcaaataattattaatattatttttataaattattttaaattttattaattaacaatttaatatttttaaaaaataaaaaaaacaccaaaatgtTTGGGGGAGTTGCCTCGCCTTTTCCCCCTGCATTCCCAAATCTCTTTCCCCCCAATCCCTAATTCCCAAATCTCTTTCCCCTGCATTCCCACCCGCCTCCCTCTATCGCTTCTGCTGCCTCAACGCCTCCGTCGCCTCAACATTGCCATCGCGGGCTTTTCTCGATCGCCTCTGCCTCCTCAGCGCGCTCGTCTCTCcaggtttctctctctctctctctctctcaccctgtatatatatatatatatgtagacgTATCTATGCACCCCCATCATTGTGCACATATCTTGCAGGAGCTACTATCGCTGTACAAACAGCAAATGCACAGTGAAGAAAAAAGTTGAAGGCTCTTCTAAAGATCCAGCTATTGTGATCACGACTTATGAAGGCCAGCACTGTCACCATTCTATTGGATTCCCTAGAGGTGGATTAATCAGTCATGAAGCTGCCTTTGCAAGCTCGTTGACTCCTTCAGCCTCACAGTTATATTTCCCAAGAGTACAATTTCCTCAACAAGGTTCATCTAGTGCACCAAAATCGTACTAGGTTCCAAGAGAACCCAACGTGCTAGCTGAGCCAAATCCACAGCGTCCCACTGATGAAGGACTCCTTGGCGACATTGTACCCCCTGGAATGCGCAATCAATGACAAAGTTGGTACTCTCTAATTCACTTTTACcactatgttttttttttttttaatgggttTTCTGATTATAAGCATTTAATTCACTCAACATGGATATATAGTTGATGCCTCAAGAAAATTTTAGTTAGTATTAAGAAGTTAATTGAGTTGTGGTGTTAGGATGTGTGTGGCAGGTCACTCTCCAGTGTTAAATACTAAATTGGGATGCTTAAGTTATGATTACTTTAACCCACTAGGAACACTAATTTTTTGTCGTACATTTGATTGTGTTATTATAAATAGGTTGTTAATGTTGACAATCGTAACCTAAAAATTTGTAGAATAATTTGTTTcgtattatatatgttttatttggaGTGTTGTAGACTAGTCCTACATTTTAGCTCATTGTCTAGGTCTTGACTCTGATATATGATCTTGAGTACTCAAACATCAACTTTAATTTCACGTTGGTTTGAGGCACCACTGTCATATATGACAACTGAACAGAACCAATTCAAGCCCTCTGTCATATGATTGCAGGGTATTGTGATGTATAGTTGCTGTACAATATGCTCTGTAAGGGCTGGAGTTCTCATTTATGGGTATGTGAGGGATGGTAGAGTTCCACTTTACTTAATTGTGTTTTTACCATGTCTTAGCAAGGAGTCCAAGAACTAAATTATCACAAATTAACTTCTTCAGAaatggtataaaaaatatataattctagAAGATAAAAATGTTTTCCATAGGGGGTGATGGTGGCTGAGCTATTGgtcataaaattttgaattctttttttggGGAGAAAAGTGCAAAAGAAATACTAAAATGCCCTACAACCATTAAAGAGCCAATGAGTTGGGTAGGAATACTAGATCTTCTTTAGGCATACCAAAATGTCTATAGGTTGACTAGCTTTTCATTGTCCAGTTTCTTTTATCTAGTATGCTTTTGTATaaagcttttatttattttgttcctTCTTAATTAGTCCTAGTCCAGTTCTTTTCAAACTACTAACCTTGCagcatttttatatttatcattgTTTTGACATACATTAGGGTACTCGTGATTTTGCAAAAGAGCAAATGGCCATAAGGGAGAAAGCATTCTCAATTATAACGGAAGTTTTCAAGAGGCATGGTGCCACTGCCCTGGATACTCCTGCCTTTGAATTGGGAGAAACTCTGATGGGAAAGTATGGGGATGATTCAAAGTTGATTTATGATCTTGCTGACCAGGTAAAATATGTTTAGCTCAAGACATCAAGTGAAATTATATTGAGGTTTCTAATGGTTGCAGGAATCAGGGTCTGGCACTTTTTCATTTCTCAagtataattctaatttttaagagCATTGTTAATTGACTTTGATCTCTTGGATCATGTGGAATGTGTGTTAAGTGAGCTGTTAGTGGCTGTTAATTGGGCTGTACATTGCTGCTTTTAGCTCTCTTCACGGGTTCTGCTTTTGTTTCCCCGTTCAAGTTAAATGCTGTGCACATCTGATGGCATTTTTGAGAGAATGCTTGCATGTCAGAGGCAAGAGTAATTGATTGAGGATGCATGATTATCAAGAGAGAACTTACTAGAATGCTTGTTTCCGTATTACAATTTATATTCATATACAGGATAGCTGGCAGAACTCGAGTTAATaagtatataattaagtggAATCTAATAACTGATTATGATGTTATAATTGGGGGAAGGGTTGCAACTTATTATGCTAGAAATTTTTGACTGTTGATACTCTTTCTTCAATCTTCATATTTCCAAGTTTCTAGATGACTTATTCTTGTATATAATACCTGTCAGGAAGTGGTAAGTGACTATATATGCACATCTCAATAATAATGGAAGAGgcctttttcaaaatttttaaatatttaataagtaAATATCAAATTGAATAACTTCACTTAGTGGTATTAAgacttgtgattgttattgttgttttttttttttatcaaattagaTGTAAAAGTGCTCTATTTAAAGTCCTATTTAGATTACTATTCCAGAAGCTTGAAAGAAAAGTTGCCATGTAACGACCAAGTATGTAGTTCCTGGTATGCATGTGTACATGTTTGCGCATAAAAGATTAGCTAACCTTTTCCCCTGAATTGTTTGCTGAACAGGGTGGGGAGCTTTGTTCATTGCAGTATGACTTAACTGTCTCGTTTGCTAGATATGTGGCCATGAATAATGGTATTACATCATTTAAAAGGTATCAGATAACAAAGGTTTATAGAAGGGATAACCCTTCTAAGGGAAGGTATCGTGAATTTTATCAATGTGATTTTGATATTGCTGGTCAATATAAGATGATGGGCCTAGATTTTGAGGTCATAAAGGTCATAcgataattaattatcacataaGATAATTAATCTTAGGTGATTCACcgtttatttttgttgttgctgCATAAAGTtcgaattatataaaaattagaaagataCCAATAATTATGATGTTAATAGTAAACAAAGGCTAAAATGTCTTAAGAGTGTGGGAATTTCTTGGTCCAAGCATGGCTATTTTTTCAATAACaattttaagaataagatttaATGAAGGGCAATTGCTATAGCAATGAGAGTGAAAAGGTTTATGCAGTTAGTTGTGGAGTAGACTGTAAAATCAAACAAAGTTTGGTTAATGTTTGCAAAAAGCACACAAGTCTGAATATGCAATGCTTAAGGGTTTTCAAATGTAGAAATTCAAATGGCATTTGAAATTTAATCAATTCCATTACTTTTGCATCACATACCCCAATAAATGGGCAATGTGTGGCACTGAATTTGGGTTCTAGCTAAATACAAATTTCCTCTGTATTCCTTTGCATTGTAGTGATGGCAGGATTAAAGTGGTTGGGGGCAACAACATTGAAGGTTTTCTTTTGTCTCCCAAGCAGTTGCCATTCAAAAACTTAGAGGTCTGTGAACTAATTGAGATTTTCATATTGccactttctttttctctttcttgtttacatttcaaattcttgtagttCGTATCACTTGGTTTAACTGgatttgctttttcttttctttatttgcaCAATGTGATTGCTATGTTTTGCAAGATATGCTGCTATTGGCTCTTTGTTAGTTGCACGATGCctttcatatattttgtttttctgtaTCCACATCTTCGAATAATTTTCCATTCACCCTTTGCATAACCACTTTTGTTAGCATACTTCCTGAACAATGTAGAAAactaactatcaaaataaaaaagaataacacCTACTAAAATGTTAATGGAGCTAGATAAAAATTCAGTTTTACGTAAACTTCTAGTTGAATGTGCATATGGTCATAGATAAAGATAATtcacaaattagaattcatatGGGTGGCTCCATTCTATAGAACTAAGGCTTGGTGTTTTTGTTAATCTACATCTCAATCTACTCTATATTTAAGGGTTTCTATGTTTTGGTACATTTTAGTGATTGTATATTATGTAGTTTGTGATGGAGACGTTTTGGactttgttaattctatttctaacattttataaagaaaacatgaacacttctttgactctaatttcatgttttattttttttttgtaggtcaATGGGACAATAAGACTCTAAAGAAAGCAACTGCTGTCTTGGAGTACATGAACagttttatgactatatataatgttttgttatacatttttgaatagtatatatgattgttaaagtattacttttagttgaatatcttttttggtgtacatttttttaatagtatatacaattgtcaaagtgttatttttagttgaacatattttttagtgtaatttattggcaattaacacttaaatatatactacttttggtgtgcaaatgctaatggataatgattactttgatattatttgaatgacatgtttaattttataaattttattccaatttgatatggataatgatatataggtttggtggtttatatcaaaacaagatgtttttgtcattgatgactagcaattgttttcatactattaaaaaaaattaaaaaaattaaaaaatatatatttttttaacgataggaatcatatcgtcgctaattgttcacattattaacgagaggaaatattatcgttattggtttgtgttttgataactaaaaagttatttttaacgataggaaatattgttgttattgggttaaatttggtagttaataattatttttaacgacgggaatcatacggtcgctaatacaattaacgacgggtttatcattcccgtcattaaagacttttatcctcggAAGCAATAACGACGACCGACGACGGGAAAATTCCCGTCGTTACAACTTTTTAAAGACTGAAAATCAACTTTTAACAACTGatttttcccgtcgttaaaactcgtttttcttgtagtgttatggcattgtcgccttagccatataaatgagacccGCACATCCAATTTGTATAAAGTTGGATATCTTGGCAcgtttgattatgaatcatatggtgcttgcgaatcttgtttactcggtaaaatgactaagtctccttttaaagtaaagggagtgAAGGCCACAgaagtgctagggtttgtgcacattgatgtgtgtggacccatgtcTACCCAAgctatgtctacttcataacctttgctgatgatagatcatgttttggttatgtgtatcttatgggacacaaatctgaggcttttgaaaagttcaaagaattcaaatttgaagtagagaaacaagctaagaaaagtatcaaagtacttcgatcaaaTCGaagtggtgaatacttgaatagtgagtttctagatcatatgaagcagaatgtgattctctcacaatggactccacctggaacatcagagatgaatggtgtgtctgaaggaggaataggaccttgttggacatggtctggtccatgataaGTCGCGCttaactccctatttcattttggggatacgcactcctcgccgcgatctttgttttgaacggggttccaagtaagtcagttactcagactctatatgagatatggaaaggaaagaagctaaATTTGTCTTTTCTTAAGATTTGGGATTGTTaagcttatgtcaagcgtgttaacaataataaactaaaacccaaatcgatgagatgtttgtttgtgggatatccaaatggatattacttttaccacccatatgaacaaaaggtgttttgttgccaagcatgtggtattccttgagaaggaattcttagatgctgtggctagtgggaggaatgttaagctcgaatagaTTCGAGGCGAACTAAAAACAAATaatcccctccaggaacccgagaaagatcagacacaagatgttgtgtcaactccccaaccttctacacaagaacatCGTAGGTCAATaagggttcgtcgcgagcaagagagatatggatttctcatctcggcacatggagacgtgcttctagctgagaacgatgagcctactacctatgatgaggcaatgtctgacatcgACTCTGGATTATGgaagatggatgacaaaacagctttccttaaaggaaacctggtcgaggatgtgtatatgacacagcctgatgATTTTGTTATTCATAAACATGTAAATAAGATTTGTAACTTGCAAatgtccatttatggactaaggcaagcatcccggagttagaatcaatgttttaatgaaaagatcaaaaggtttgatttcttACAAAAGGTTTTATTAGGGGcgagtgttagtgtaggtgctctagacccaatcagattaggcatattgtacactgacagttgtaatcatgtttattatttgaataaggagttgttcaaattcacaagaagtcattctattagtttcttattattattgtaataaccgaatgaaactagatagaagtccatatgaagtatactatgattaatcaataaagatgtgagatgatgcatcacagtttctagacatcattaaacgtcccaagtcgtagcaatgtcaagaatggacattaacaattgcggtaagacttgtatgtgctatgtttttgctatgtgatagcaatgggggtctcacacccataggcatggggatgtctagacaagtacataggtaaccaatgttggagaacgtgtcactagacatgactcgccatgagaatccattttggttatatgttgatggaattctcatacgagatgggtgtaactaattcttggacctgaggttgtcacggtcatctcataagaagaccggtatgctttgacatcgtttcgatgggcctagacaaaggctgcatgtgggcgatcgttgggtatatcgtgaggcttatggagatgggtgcatagccaagatgggactcgtctatcccttgatagaggatgatgtatctaaggcgccttcggtggatattcactttaaatccatggccatagtgaaagagatcaataaggagttattgattcactttctattaaatgaagatatccggataaccgaaaaaagacttatgtgataataatcaagcaacacattgccaacttgagatcacataggatacattgacgaaaggatcaaattacacggtaaccatgctcgtgaaaggttatttgcggattatgaatttttctgaataattgggtaggcatgatgccttgctagaggccaatcttgtcttatgtgtacataccgacacattgccaacatattcgggagcctaatgagtcatgcgcaataggcacggtccctagcttaaaccaggaaagcgaacgtatggttaagtgggacacttcagcaagaagttGTCCCGTCGTaagttctcacgggaaaagaacaaacagacgtaatgacgtcaatatgacgaggggtcgttataaaggaaagagtttcctaaaataacaattgattaaattagaaagaagtttctaatttaataatttggacttaatttaatacttgggctaaataaagtatttgggccaaatattaaattaaattaaatatttgggctaaattagatttgggtcaaatattaaataataaatattatatttgggctaaattagatttgggccaaatattaaatattaaatatttaggattgaattagatttgggccaaatattttataaatggatttgagccactttaatttttagttggactaggattaatgggctagcccaatccatgtccattagggtttaggaaatcctaggaggttgcttctctataaatagccctttatgggatgcccaaattaagccttttattttgttggttttcaagagttgaaaatcgattcttttcccgtccattcataagccttgttaggagaaggagctagcactcctattccgctctccttgccaatagacgcgtgctgcgtatcacgagttagaggccggaagCTTGGACaactcgaatccgcgaacgactcgataatctaaaggttagatttatttatttgtttgtgaatgatttgatttcgacgttgatccaatcgctaggatcagggtaaggttcaaaattttgtactacgctgcttgccccgtagtgaCCTTCCTTAACTTTCAACGAGTCCAATAGGACTAGAGctagggatagtggtgtacggaaaTGCGTCCTAACTTCAAatatcctagttagtgatttggtgaaaattatattgatgaggatttgttatgttATTGGTGTTTGagccttttattattttgtttggccatcgagcctagagtcATGAgatgttgaaaatgtaattaaatcttatttaaattttcgctgctagaaataaaatgagttgttatttgagttcagttatattctatatcatctctataATGACCTTATTTCCAGTATCCTATGCTAAGCGGGAATACTCGAAAGCGGGCCTTATAATACTCAAGGAGGAAGAAAATCGAATCTAGTCCTATGCAAGCTCCTGCATCCTCTACAAGTCCTATATGTCCTACGATCTCTATAAGCAGGAATAACACTGACAATCCTGCCATTTCAGAGTCATCACCATGTATTCTCGCAACCAATTCTCTTGATATGACTCATATGAGCTCTACAAAACCTATTGTCTAGCCAGATACCTATGACCTTAATTAGCCCATTACTttaagaaaagggaaaagaacttGTACCAAACATCCAT from Diospyros lotus cultivar Yz01 chromosome 8, ASM1463336v1, whole genome shotgun sequence carries:
- the LOC127808996 gene encoding histidine--tRNA ligase, cytoplasmic-like isoform X3, giving the protein MKDSLATLYPLECAINDKGTRDFAKEQMAIREKAFSIITEVFKRHGATALDTPAFELGETLMGKYGDDSKLIYDLADQGGELCSLQYDLTVSFARYVAMNNGITSFKSDGRIKVVGGNNIEGFLLSPKQLPFKNLEVNGTIRL
- the LOC127808996 gene encoding histidine--tRNA ligase, cytoplasmic-like isoform X1, which translates into the protein MKDSLATLYPLECAINDKGTRDFAKEQMAIREKAFSIITEVFKRHGATALDTPAFELGETLMGKYGDDSKLIYDLADQGGELCSLQYDLTVSFARYVAMNNGITSFKRYQITKVYRRDNPSKGSDGRIKVVGGNNIEGFLLSPKQLPFKNLEVNGTIRL
- the LOC127808996 gene encoding histidine--tRNA ligase, cytoplasmic-like isoform X2, with the protein product MTKLGTRDFAKEQMAIREKAFSIITEVFKRHGATALDTPAFELGETLMGKYGDDSKLIYDLADQGGELCSLQYDLTVSFARYVAMNNGITSFKRYQITKVYRRDNPSKGSDGRIKVVGGNNIEGFLLSPKQLPFKNLEVNGTIRL